From the genome of Cytophagales bacterium WSM2-2:
AAGCTGTCAGCTACATTGTAGACGCCTGTAAAAAAAACAATTCACACCTGGTTCACGTATCTACAGACTTTATTTTTGACGGAACTCATGGGCCTTTGGATGAAGACGAGCGTCCCGGTCCGGTGAACTACTATGGCGAGAGTAAACTTGCCGGTGAGATGATCGTTCTGCAAAGTGGAATTTCATGGACAATTGTTCGGACGGTGTTGGTCTATGGAATTACGAAAGATCAAAGCCGGAGTAACATTGTATTATGGGTGAAGAAAAGTCTGGAGGAGAAGAAAAAAATCAATGTAGTGAACGATCAATTCCGTACGCCTACATTAGCGGAGGACCTGGCCTCCGGTTGCTTACTTGCTGCTACAAAGAAAGCGCTGGGAATTTATCATGTCTCTGGAAGTGAAATGATGACTCCTTATGACGTTGCGATTGCTACAGCTGATTTTTTCAAACTCGATCCGACATTGATCCATCAAACGGATTCAACTCAATTTACTCAGCCCGCCAAACGCCCGATGAAGACTGGCTTTATCATCGACAAAGCGGAGAGCGAGTTGGGATATAAACCACATACTTTTCGTGAGGGATTAGCTGTTATCGCACAGCAAATTTCCAAAGTCTAAATTCCGAGCACGCTCTTCAATTTGGAATAGCCTGACTGGCTCAGGGGAATCCGGGTTCCGCTTTTCAAAAGCGCAACGTGATTATCTTTTTCCATTGGTTCGATTCGGGTGAGCTCCTGCAGATTGAGGAGATATGATCGATGCACTCGTACAAACTGAGAAGAATCAAGTGTCTTCTCGAAAAATGCCATCGTCTTTTTCTTGAGATAAAAGCCTTCCGTAGTAAAAATTTTCACGTAGTCGTCAAAGGCTTCAAAGTAATGAATGCGTTGTATGGGTAGCACCACGATATTCTGCCCCTTTTTAACTACGACACGATTCTGACTTTCCGGGGAGCTGATTTCATCCGATAACGCTGGAGGCACATTAGCTGTATTTTGTGAAAGCCATTTGTTCAATGCTTTATCAAATCGCTCCTTGCCAAACGGCTTCAATAAATAGTCAATCGCGTGTGTCTCAAAAGCCTTGATAGCATATTCGTCAAAAGCGGTAGTAAAAATCACCGGTGGTGGGTTGTCGATCAGTTCCAGCATTTCAAAACCGTTGATCTTTGGCATTTGGATATCGAGAAAAATCAAGTCGGGTTGATGCTGAGCAATGGCTTTCACACCTTCAAAACCATCACCACACTCAGCTACCACGCTTATCTGAGTAAAACTCTTCAAATATTCTTTTATGATCCCACGTGCCAACGGTTCATCATCGATCACGATCACTTTTATACCAGTCATAGTTTCAGTTCGTCTGGGGTATTCTAATTGATGTAGTAAAAATATTTTCGTCTTGCCTGGTGGTCAGCAGGTCATTCCGGTAAAAAATTAATGCCAGCCTGCGTTGCACCGAATTCAATCCGAAGCCTGTACCACGCTTTGGCGAGGCAGTCTCCGGGTCAAATGGATTTTTAATGGTGATCAGTAAATTTTTGTCTTCTGCTTTCGCATCAACGCTAATCGTTACTTCACCGGTTGTATCGTATAAGCCAAACTTAATTGCATTTTCCAAAACAGGTTGTAACAATAAGGAGGGCAGCATCATTCCGGTCGCGGTCTCGTCTGCAGTAACTTTCGTAATCAGACGATGGCCGAAACGTACTTTTTCAATTTCCAGGTAAAGTCCCAGGTGACGAAGCTCATCGCTCAGCGAAACCAGTTGATTGCCTTCCTTCTTCACTGTTCCGCGAAGAAAATCCGAAAGCTGCTCAATCATCTTACGGGCTTGTTCCGGTTGTGAAATCGTCAGGGCACTGATCGAATTCAGGCTGTTAAACAAAAAATGAGGTTGCAATTGCTGACGCAAATTCGACAACTCCGCTTCACGCATTAGTTTGTCAGATTCATTGGCGCGCGCTTCAATTTGATTTTGTTCTTTAATGTACCACCATACCCAGCCTTGCACAGCAACGATCAAAACCATCAACCATATGAAAACAAACCGTAGTGCCAGGGTCGATTGAAGCGTGGAGAGATAAATTTTGTCAGTCAGAAATTCTTTTAACAACAAATTCAAGGCAATACAACTCAGCGCTGCGAGCACTGCACTTGCAGTCATCAGGTAAAACGCATTTTTAGCAGATGGCCTGAAATACTTTACCATCATGTTAATGTCAAATCCAGCCAGCGCTAATGCGAATCCTGTTGCAGCAGTATCTATCAGCGTTTCACGTAACGGAATGCCAAATCTGAGCATCACTAAAATCTGAATGGCCGCCCAAAACAGCCACCATCCACTCGCAACGATTACAATTGTGTACTTCTGCCTCGTCACTTCAAGTGTTTTAAAATACAGGTCTTGCCGACAACTGCATGCATGCAGCCTGGTTGTGAATATAATTAATGTATTGGTTTGGCTCATCCATTTCACGTACCTGGGAATGGAGTTCCATACCGTTCTTCAACTCTTTCATTTGGCGAAGGTCGGCTACATTCACAAATTCCCACTGCACCACTCCGTGCCGCTGATTGACAACAGCCTCTTCGAAGCTGAGACCAATCATTCGGGCTTTGAGAATCGCTTCTTCAAAACTCTCCGCTTCAATCAGTCGGAGATGTTCGTCAAACTGAGGGCGTTGCATCCCTTCGGCTTTGATCTGAAAAACTATTTTTGCGATATACCAGTTCATACTACTCAATTTTTTAGGTTCAATATTTTACAATTCTCCCCGACTAAGACAAATAAGGGTTCAAAAAATGGACGGGGTTAATAACTTTTAATTTCTATTGAGCCGAAAGCTACCGAGCCCTTCAATACCAGCGTCTTGTTTTCTGCAACCTGGCCGGTTTCACGTCTCTTGTCCTCCACTGAGCCGAAAGCTGCAGTCACTTCTGATTGAACTTTCCAATGTGGCGGAACAATCAACTTACAGCCTCCGAACACGACATTGACCTCAAGAACCGCCTGTCCATTAATATCGGCCTGTATAAAGTCCAAATCACTTCCTCCAAATACAGTGTTCACCTCTCCTCTTTTAAAGTCCTTAGACATTACTTTTCTTTTAGCTCCACCAAACACGGAATTAACTTCCAGGTAATTTTCATCGTGCGTACTTGTCTCAAATTTCCATTCATATTCACTATGCCTTCTCCGGGGTTTCAGGATCATGTACACGCCTACCAGGATTATTGCCATGGGCCAGATGTAGTTGTGAAATCCAAGTTCACCATAATACTCATCGAGCAGGAAAGCTGCTCCAACGAAAATCATTACCAGCCAGCCACCCGGGCGAAAAGCCTTTCGAGCGCCAAAAAAAACACCCAATGCAATCACTAACATTTCCCAGCTAAGAACCCATTGCGGAAAATAATAACCCAATTCGCGGCTCAGCAACACTCCACCGATAACCACCAATATTATCCCGGCAAAAGACTTGCCCGCATTTGATGAACTGAATCTTTCAGATTTTTTGTCCTGCATTTCCATATTCTTTGAATTTATACCCAAATCAACGGAGGAAAACTGTTGAAGACTATACTGAATAGGTTATCGAAGGCAAGGTGTCGGTGAATGCCGGGATAGCGTAGGTGAAAAATGGATTATATTTAACCACCCTTTAAAGCCCTAAAAACAACCTCCATGAATAAAATCCTGAAGATTTTCGGCTACGTCATTGCCGCTCTTTTTATTGCTGTCGCTGGCTTACTCACATATGTTAAAACAGCTCTGCCCAATGTAGGCGAAGCAGAAGAACTCAAAATTGATTATTCACCTGAGCGAATTGAACGCGGACGCTATCTCGCCAACCATATTACAGTTTGTATGGACTGCCATTCAAAACGTGACTGGTCAAAATTTTCCGGACCATTAGTTGAGGGAACTCTCGGCATGGGTGGTGAACGCTTTGATCAGACTGTTGGAATGCCTGGGGTTTATTATTCAAAAAATATTACGCCCAAAGGTATATCCCGGTATTCTGATGGTGAGCTCTTCAGATTAATCACTACCGGTGTAAGCAAGGAGGGCCGGGCGCTGTTTCCATTGATGCCCTTCTCTTACTATGGGCGGATGGATCCGGAAGATATCTACTCGATCATTGCTTACGTCCGCTCCCTGAAACCGGTACAAAATCAGGTACCCGATTCTGAGTCGGACTTCCCGATGAATTTTATCATCAATACTCTTCCGCAAAAAGCCGAGCCTCAAAAGCGGCCGGACACCACTGACTTAATTGCCTATGGCGCTTACATGGTCAACGCCACAGCCTGTCGTGAATGTCATACACGTGCTGAAAAAGGACAGATCATTCCCGAGTTCGCCTTCAGCGGTGGACGCGAGTTCCAAATGCCTGATGGTTCTATGCTCCGTTCCTCCAATTTAACCCAGGATCCTGAAACCGGCATTGGCAAATGGACGGAAGAAGCTTTTATCCAACGATTCAAAATCTTCCTGGAAGCTAATGCATCCGTTTCTGTAAAGCCTGGCGAGTTTAACAGCATCATGCCATGGACGATGTATGCACATATGACCAGGAAAGACTTTGCGGCAATCTATGCTTATCTGAAAACAGTAAAGCCGATTCGGAATGAAGTGGAGAAATTTTCGCCTGCGCAGAAGTAATCTTAATTTACTCAGCTGATCCTGCCCGGTCGTGGATTTTGATTTTTGAAAGGTCAATATCCACGTCCTCGCTTTCGGTATAGAAACTGGTGTCGAAATCATCGATCAACAGCTTCTCTTTATTTTTCTTAGGCTTATCAAACGTCATGATGAGTGCCGGTAACAGAAACAGGTTGGTAAACATCGAGATTACCAGCGTGGTTGATGTAAGAACTCCAAGTGCAATAGTGCCACCAAAAGAAGAGAATGCAAAAAGGATAAACCCGGCAAACAAGACCACCGAAGTGTAAATAATGCTCTTACCCGTTTCCAGAATACTTTCACTTACAGAAAGTGGTACGAAGAAATTATTCGCTAGTTGCTCCTGACGGTACTTTGCCAGGAAGCGGATGGAATTATCAACTGAAATTCCAAAGGTGATACTGAAGATCAGTGCCGTACTTGCTTTCAGTGGAATTCCGAAATAGCCCATTAGCCCCGCAGTAATCATCATCGCCAGCAAATTTGGAATCAGTGAAATTATGATCATGCGAACATTGGCAAACAGCATGGCCATAGATAGCGTGATCAGGATAAATGCCAGTAATAAACTTTCCTGCAAGTTTGCGATCAGGAATTTGTTACCCTTAATGAAGAGCTTGGTAGTCCCGGTAACATTGGTGGTTATGTTCGTCCCTTCAAAAATTTTATTCATCCGCGGCTCGATGACTTGGTGAACAAGTGAGTCCATCTTTATCGAACCAATATCAGCAATCTGCATCGAGATGCGCATTTTGGTATATGACGTATCCACAAACGATTTGAGAAGACCTGTATTTTCCGTTTGGTTTTTTATGTAGCGACCAATGAAAGCTGCCTCGGTTTTAGAGGTGGGCAATCCATACATCTCGGGATTATTTCCATAAAACGCTTGTCTTGATGCTTTCACCAAACTGAGAATTGATACGGGACGAGATACTTGCGGGAGCGAATCGATGAACCTTTCAAACTCATCTACCTTTTCCAAATTGGAAAGGCTACTTCTTACAGCGCCACGCTTATTCATATTCACCTCTACTTCCAACGGCATGATCCCACTGAAATTAGATTCAAAAAACCTCAGGTCCTGTCGGATGCCACTCTTTTCCGGCACGTCATCTACCATGAAGGTAACTGACTGAAGGCGCAACATTCCCAACACTGAAAAGACAGTAAGGCCTATTGATGCGATGTAAATGGCCGGGCGGTAGCGATGCACAGCGATGTCATTTAAATGCAAGAATTTGCCCAATATTTTAAAATCAAGGTGACGTAAATGTTTGGGCTTCGGTTCGGGCAACCAGGAGAAGACTGCCGGAATCATGATCAGGCTCACAACAAACAATGCCATAATGTTGATACCCGCTACAATTCCAAATTCGCGAAGAAGTAAAATATCTGTCGAAAGCAATGTTAGAAATCCGATTGCCACAGTGAGGTTAGTGAGAAACATCGCCAGACCCATTTTCTTCACAACAATGGCGATTGCATCCGGCTTGCTTTTTAATTTGAAGTACTCAATGTGATACTTGTTAAGTAGATAAATGGCATTGGTGATGCCAATCGTCACGATCACCGGTGGGATAAGTCCACTAAGCAAGGTGATCTTGTAACCAAATAAGGCCAATGTTCCCATCACCCACACCACAACGATGCCGATAATGATCATCGAAAATAATACCGCTCTTACCGAACGGAAGAAGAAGAACATGATCAGTCCGGTAACAAGGGCTGACAGATAAAGGAAAAATTGTGTCTCTTGCCGCACCTTCGTGGCCATGATTGTCCGGATGAAGGGCAAACCCGCAAAATGCAAAACAATGCCAGTACTTTTGGAGAACTTATCACCTGCTTCCACTAATTGCTGCGTCAGCTCTACCCGTCTGGCGGAATTCATGACTTCCTTCTGAACGGAAATCAGCATCATCGTGGCCCCATTTTTTTCGTTCACGATCTGGCCCATGTAAAACTTCTGTCCGCGAAGCACGGTCATTAAGCTATCGAGCTGTTGCTGGCTTTGAATCTCCTTAGGAAATAAGGGGTCTAGTTTAAATTTTTTATTTGCAGTGTCCTTGCGAATGATTTTTATCTCGGGCAAACTCAATACATTGTTTATCCCAGGAATATCCTTGATCATTTTATTCAATTCGCGGAAACGATTGAACTTCTCAACCGAATAGATAGAACTGTCTTGTATACCTAAGCCGATGATGTTCGCGTCTTCGCCAAACTGTTTCTTGAATTGTTGCAGGAATATCATCTCCGGGTCATCAGCAGGCACGGTGCGGGCCAGGTCATAGCTCATCTCCACTTTTGTTGCATAGTATCCCATCACGACAGTAATCAGGCCAATAACAACAATGAGCGGCAGACGAAAGCGAATAATAAACCCGGCGACTTTATCCCACATGAAATGAAATTTTAAACGGCAAAACTAAGGTAATTTTAGCTGCTAGAAAATCCGAAAATAGATAAGCTTCCGTTCTTTATCTTTGACATAAACCCATCGGTTATGCTTCAAGCTCCTCAACTCAAGTCAAATGCTTCGTTGTATGTATTCCTTCCTTTATTTTACACGGTATGGTCCGATGCTATCCTCACTCCCAGTGAAATAGCTACGATCGAGGGACTGATTGAAAGCCAGCAATGGTTGACAAAAGAAGAGAAAGAATTTTTGCTTTCACAGGTAAACCCGGCTACACCTCCCTCAGCTGATGACCTCATGAGTTGGCGTGATGAAATAAGAAAAGCAGCTGATGAGACTGATGGAAGAAGCCTGGTTGAAATTGGCTTTCAACTGGTGAAAAACCACGGTTCCGTTTCAAGTGTTCTTTTGAAAGAGAAACCAGCCCTCGCCAATATAGAAGCAACGTTAGGTTTCATTAGTCATGAAGCAGCTTATAATTTCCAGTCGGGAAAACGGGAATCTGTAACACAACAACTTACTACGCAGAAAACTTTTGACGTTGAGGCTCTCACTAAAATCCTGGATGGTAAAAATGCAGGCATCATCCGGAAGGTAAAAACCATTCTTGATGATCCCGAATTCAGGTATGTCGATCCGGGTGATCTGGCCATTTATCGAGCTAAAGTATTGCAGTGGTCTCACATGATGGCAGATCAGGGATTGGGCGCGATTGCCTATCCGAAAGAATATGGCGGGCAAAACGACATGGCCTCCTACTTCGCGGTAATGGAGACATTGAGCTACCACGACCTGAGCCTGGTGGTGAAGTTTGGTGTGCAATTCGGACTATGGGGTATGAGTGTCTATTTCCTGGGAACAGAAAAACATCATAAAAAATATTTAAAGGATATTGGTTCGCTTGAACTTCCGGGTTGCTTCGCCATGACGGAAACGCATCACGGATCAAATGTGAAAGGCGTGGAAACCACTGCGACCTACAATCACACCACGAAAACAATCACGGTTCACACACCACATATTCACGCAAGGAAGGAATACATTGGCAATGCTGCTTTGCATGGTCAGATGGCTACCGTCTTCGCCAAGCTGATTGTAGAAGGAAAGGATTATGGCGTATGTGCCGTCATCGTGCCACTACGGGACAAAAAAGGAAAAACGTTGCCAGGAATTACTATTGAAGACTGTGGACGAAAGATGGGATTGAATGGAGTGGATAACGGTAAAATTGAATTCAAAAATGTGGTCGTGCCCCTGGAAAATCTGCTCGATCGCTATACCACGATCACCGAAGATGGAAAGTTTTCCAGTCCGATCTCCAGCGACAACCGCAGGTTCTTTACCATGTTGGGGACATTGGTCGGTGGACGTATCGGTATTCCACGTGCCGGATTGAGTGCATCCAAGTCAGGACTAACAATTGCTATTCGTTATGGAGATCAACGAAAACAATTCGGACCTGAAGGTGCTCCGGAGGTTCCGATCCTGAATTACAGAACTCATCAACGGAGGCTGATGCCACTATTGGCCAATGCCTACGCACTGCATTTTTCATTGCAGTACCTGACGAATCGTTTCATCAATCGCAAAGAAGAAGAAATGCAGGAAATCGAAGCCCTTGCTGCCGGATTAAAATCATTTGCCACATGGAATGCCACTGCAACCTTACAGGAGTGCCGCGAATGTTGCGGAGGTAAAGGATATTTATCTGAAAACCGGATCGATGCACTAAAAAATGATACGGATATCTTCACCACTTTCGAAGGTGACAACACGGTACTCATGCAGCTCGTAGCAAAAAGCAGACTCACCGAATTCAAACAGGAGTTTGCTCACATGAATCTGTTTGGCATTCTAAACTATGTGGCTGAACAGGCCAAGACTTCCATAACCGAATTAAATCCCATTACCATTCGAAACACCGATGAGGAACATTTGATGGATCCGGAATTCCACCTTCACGCTTTTAAATACCGTGAACGGGATATTCTCACATCCGCAGCCAAACGATTGAAACGTCATATCGATGAAGGAATGGATTCATTCGATGCTTTCAATGTCTCTCAACATCATTTGGTGCAGGTGAGTTTTGCTTACATCGAACGCATTATACTGGAAAGATTTATTGAACAAGTCGAAAATACGGCTGATGCCAATTGCCAATCCATCCTGAAAAAACTCTGTGCCCTATTCGCTCTCTCTCAAATCGACAAAAACAAAGGATGGTACCTGGAGCAAGGATATATGGAAGGTGTGAAAACTAAGGCGATTAGAAAGTTGCTTAATCAACTCTGCTGGGACGTACGACAAGAAGCGGTGCCCTTGGTTAATGCCTTCGCAATCCCTGACAGTTGCCTTGCCGCGCCTATCGCGATTGCCTCTTAAATACATTCACAATTATTAGTTCAGCCAATAAAAAGTGAAATAGCAGTGAGAAAGGAAATCAGCGTAAATAAACTGATCTGCCAGAATGCTTTTTTTCTTTTTTCCCGATTTCTAAAAAACCTGCTGATTATCCAACCCATGAAGGCCGAACCACCGAGCAAAATGGTCGTGAAGACGAAGTAAATCAATGCCAGATCCGAGTTGGAAGGCAAAAAAAATTCAGCTATGATGGATGGCGATGGCATCTGGCACTTGTTTAATGAATTGATTAATTCAAACAAAGCCAAAAAGTAAATTCCAATTTATTGAATTTGATCAGAACGCCTGACAATTTAGCTGATGCGGCAATTCACTGAGGCGATCTTACTGAAGAGACAGTTGGTTTTCAGTTTTGGAGTCAAAGCCTCTTGAGAAATAAACTGCTATCACCGTTGATGCTCCGAAATAAAAACTTAAAAAAACACTTGTCCACAAAAAGTACGCATCAGCGCCAAACCATCCGTTGTTTTTCCATATCAGGAACATACCAAGAATATTCTTAGCTAATTCCCAGACAAACGCAAACCTGTTTTTGTCCATTAGCTCGGTGTACGCATAAATACAGATAAAAATAAAGCCACCATACCAGAAAATATCAGGTGCTCCAATTTTTGCAATGTTGCCAAAAAGATACGCCACCAGGAAAAGCGTCATCATCATCTGCACCCAACTCCAGGCAAGAACTATTGACGAAATTTTCGGATCGTACTTTTCAAAACTGTAAACGTTCTTGATCTTGTAGACAGGAAATCTTTCCGCTACATCTACTGGCCGCCAGCCCAGTGGCATAAACCAAATCCGAAACTTGTCTTTCCAGCTCTGTGCGTACCATGCATCTTTGATCAGGAGCCATAAATGCATGAAGTTGACTTTGATCGGGTTCCAAGTGCCTACTGGACGGGTTACACCATAAACTGCCGGTATCTCCGGTTTTTCTTCTTGGAACGTTCCAAACAGTTTATCCCAGATGATAAATATTTGCGAATAGTTTTTGTCGAGGTATTCCGGGTTGATCGCATGATGTACTCGGTGATGCGATGGCGTCACGATGATATTTTCAAGAAATCCCATTTTGCCAATATGTTGCGTATGATACCAAAACTGCGCAAACAAATGCAATGGAGCCACAATGGCAATCACTTCCCCCGGAATACCAAGCAATGCAGCCGGCAAAAGGAAAAGTGCGAATATTTTTACAATCACCGACACGCTCTGGCGAAGGGCGCAAGCCAAATTGAATTCCTCGCTACTATGATGGATAATATGATTATTCCAAAAGAGATTATACTCGTGAGAGATGCGGTGCACCCAGTATCCTGCAAAATCCAGTGCCACAAAAGCGATCAGGTAAACGGCCCAGGTAGCCTGGATATGGACGATAGCGATTTTGTTCATCAGCCACCCGTAGGAAATAATAGCGACACTCAATCCTAAAACATCCTTCGTAACATTGGTAACACCCGAACTAAGGCTTGAAATCATATCATTATGACGCACCGTGTCATTGCCTTTGCGCCATCCCCACCACTTTTCGAATAGCACCAAAAACAAAAAAGCTGGCATCGCAACGAGAAGAATTTTTCCGTAGGCCTCCATAGTTAATTGATCTCTATAAAATTAAGAAATAAACCTTATTTTGGGTGATACGTTTTCATCTACATGAAAATATTCAATGCCGTTTTTACGGTTATTTTTATTGGCTTTGCTTCCCTCCAGTTCAATGACCCGGATCCGTTTGTTTGGATATTCATTTATGGTTCAATGGTCTTGTTTGTGGACTAGCAGTTAAAGGAATGGTGTTTAAAAATGCAATGCTTGCACTGGCATTATTTTATACAGTTTATGTCTTTATCCTTGCCCCTTCCGCCTGGGAAATACTAACGTCCGATGAACGCGGGTTGTTGTTCGATGACGTTGCAAAAATGCAAAGCAACTACATTGAAGAAACCCACGAGTTTTTTGGATTGCTGATTTGCCTATCAGTGCTTGGCATCAACTACCTGGCCTATAAATCAAAGTGAAATCCCCTTGATCTTGCGGTACAGGCTCAACGCATGACGATCGGTGAGCCCGGAAATCAAATCCACAATGATTCGTAACATTTGATAAGTAGATGGCTGTTGCGTAAGCTCCCAGCGTGTTTCCTCAGGCAAAAGCAGTTGTAGATTTTTATACTTCCGGGGACTCTCTTTTTCTTGTAATGACTTGCCGGTAGCGACAAACTCTTCGAGCAACCCGGGCAGTACTTCGTGACCACTGGCTTCGATTTCAACTACAGTTCGCGCTTGATAGATTTTCTCAACGGAGATCCTGGAAATCTCCTGAAGTGCATCTTTTGACCCAATCACATCAGTTAACGCATTGTCGAATTTACCTTCAAGAATATTTTTCTCTTCATCGAGAAAAAGTGTAGTACACTCGTCTACCAGTTTGTTTATGGTAAGCGCGCGAAGAACTCCGAGTTTTTCAGTGAGCCCCACAAGCTTATTCATTTTCTCGGGATGAAATTGCTCTTTCAGGATTGCGGCCATCAGTTCCACCGTATCTTTTTCACTGATCAATCCGAGACGACATCCGTCTTCAAGGTCGATGATGCCATAACAAATGTCATCCGCTGCCTCCACTAAAAATGTGAGTGGATGTCGGCACCATACATTTTCGTATCTATTAATCAATCCCAACTGATTTGCAACCAGAGAAAAGTTCTCTTTCTCTGAATCAAAAAATCCAAACTTCTTCTGGCTCTTCTTCGATTTGTCTCGATTTTGAAAAAAAGAAGGGCATGGATACTTCGTAAATGCTCCCAGTGTCGCCGAAGTCAGTTTCAAGCCGAATCGTTTTTGATTAAGCAATCTGAATCCCTGGGCATTGCCTTCAAAATGGGTAAGGTCAGTCCATTCTCTTTCAGTGACCTGGTTTTTGAATGACTGTCCCTTGGGGTGCAGTACAAAGAAATCCGAGATCGCATCCTCCCCTGCATGACCAAATGGAGGATTACCCAGATCGTGAGTAAGTGCTGCTGCCGCAACAATGGCCCCGAAATCAAACAAGGAAAAATTCTCTTTTAAGGAAGTGTGTCGTTTCAAAATCTCCTCTCCTACTTTTTTTCCCAGCGAACGACCAACGCTGGAAACTTCGAGACTGTGTGTGAGTCGCGTGTGAACGAAGTCATCTACTGGAAGCGGATGGACTTGCGTT
Proteins encoded in this window:
- a CDS encoding acyl-CoA oxidase, translated to MLQAPQLKSNASLYVFLPLFYTVWSDAILTPSEIATIEGLIESQQWLTKEEKEFLLSQVNPATPPSADDLMSWRDEIRKAADETDGRSLVEIGFQLVKNHGSVSSVLLKEKPALANIEATLGFISHEAAYNFQSGKRESVTQQLTTQKTFDVEALTKILDGKNAGIIRKVKTILDDPEFRYVDPGDLAIYRAKVLQWSHMMADQGLGAIAYPKEYGGQNDMASYFAVMETLSYHDLSLVVKFGVQFGLWGMSVYFLGTEKHHKKYLKDIGSLELPGCFAMTETHHGSNVKGVETTATYNHTTKTITVHTPHIHARKEYIGNAALHGQMATVFAKLIVEGKDYGVCAVIVPLRDKKGKTLPGITIEDCGRKMGLNGVDNGKIEFKNVVVPLENLLDRYTTITEDGKFSSPISSDNRRFFTMLGTLVGGRIGIPRAGLSASKSGLTIAIRYGDQRKQFGPEGAPEVPILNYRTHQRRLMPLLANAYALHFSLQYLTNRFINRKEEEMQEIEALAAGLKSFATWNATATLQECRECCGGKGYLSENRIDALKNDTDIFTTFEGDNTVLMQLVAKSRLTEFKQEFAHMNLFGILNYVAEQAKTSITELNPITIRNTDEEHLMDPEFHLHAFKYRERDILTSAAKRLKRHIDEGMDSFDAFNVSQHHLVQVSFAYIERIILERFIEQVENTADANCQSILKKLCALFALSQIDKNKGWYLEQGYMEGVKTKAIRKLLNQLCWDVRQEAVPLVNAFAIPDSCLAAPIAIAS
- a CDS encoding NAD(P)-dependent oxidoreductase, which encodes MRILVTGSNGLLGQKLVELISVQPDHYLIATAKSALVPVLSHGEFHLLDITDAEEVDAVISKTKPDVVIHTAAMTQVDQCETDRYKCWQSNVEAVSYIVDACKKNNSHLVHVSTDFIFDGTHGPLDEDERPGPVNYYGESKLAGEMIVLQSGISWTIVRTVLVYGITKDQSRSNIVLWVKKSLEEKKKINVVNDQFRTPTLAEDLASGCLLAATKKALGIYHVSGSEMMTPYDVAIATADFFKLDPTLIHQTDSTQFTQPAKRPMKTGFIIDKAESELGYKPHTFREGLAVIAQQISKV
- a CDS encoding transporter gives rise to the protein MWDKVAGFIIRFRLPLIVVIGLITVVMGYYATKVEMSYDLARTVPADDPEMIFLQQFKKQFGEDANIIGLGIQDSSIYSVEKFNRFRELNKMIKDIPGINNVLSLPEIKIIRKDTANKKFKLDPLFPKEIQSQQQLDSLMTVLRGQKFYMGQIVNEKNGATMMLISVQKEVMNSARRVELTQQLVEAGDKFSKSTGIVLHFAGLPFIRTIMATKVRQETQFFLYLSALVTGLIMFFFFRSVRAVLFSMIIIGIVVVWVMGTLALFGYKITLLSGLIPPVIVTIGITNAIYLLNKYHIEYFKLKSKPDAIAIVVKKMGLAMFLTNLTVAIGFLTLLSTDILLLREFGIVAGINIMALFVVSLIMIPAVFSWLPEPKPKHLRHLDFKILGKFLHLNDIAVHRYRPAIYIASIGLTVFSVLGMLRLQSVTFMVDDVPEKSGIRQDLRFFESNFSGIMPLEVEVNMNKRGAVRSSLSNLEKVDEFERFIDSLPQVSRPVSILSLVKASRQAFYGNNPEMYGLPTSKTEAAFIGRYIKNQTENTGLLKSFVDTSYTKMRISMQIADIGSIKMDSLVHQVIEPRMNKIFEGTNITTNVTGTTKLFIKGNKFLIANLQESLLLAFILITLSMAMLFANVRMIIISLIPNLLAMMITAGLMGYFGIPLKASTALIFSITFGISVDNSIRFLAKYRQEQLANNFFVPLSVSESILETGKSIIYTSVVLFAGFILFAFSSFGGTIALGVLTSTTLVISMFTNLFLLPALIMTFDKPKKNKEKLLIDDFDTSFYTESEDVDIDLSKIKIHDRAGSAE
- the erg3 gene encoding sterol desaturase, which codes for MEAYGKILLVAMPAFLFLVLFEKWWGWRKGNDTVRHNDMISSLSSGVTNVTKDVLGLSVAIISYGWLMNKIAIVHIQATWAVYLIAFVALDFAGYWVHRISHEYNLFWNNHIIHHSSEEFNLACALRQSVSVIVKIFALFLLPAALLGIPGEVIAIVAPLHLFAQFWYHTQHIGKMGFLENIIVTPSHHRVHHAINPEYLDKNYSQIFIIWDKLFGTFQEEKPEIPAVYGVTRPVGTWNPIKVNFMHLWLLIKDAWYAQSWKDKFRIWFMPLGWRPVDVAERFPVYKIKNVYSFEKYDPKISSIVLAWSWVQMMMTLFLVAYLFGNIAKIGAPDIFWYGGFIFICIYAYTELMDKNRFAFVWELAKNILGMFLIWKNNGWFGADAYFLWTSVFLSFYFGASTVIAVYFSRGFDSKTENQLSLQ
- a CDS encoding DNA-binding response regulator; translation: MTGIKVIVIDDEPLARGIIKEYLKSFTQISVVAECGDGFEGVKAIAQHQPDLIFLDIQMPKINGFEMLELIDNPPPVIFTTAFDEYAIKAFETHAIDYLLKPFGKERFDKALNKWLSQNTANVPPALSDEISSPESQNRVVVKKGQNIVVLPIQRIHYFEAFDDYVKIFTTEGFYLKKKTMAFFEKTLDSSQFVRVHRSYLLNLQELTRIEPMEKDNHVALLKSGTRIPLSQSGYSKLKSVLGI
- the dgt gene encoding dGTPase, which translates into the protein MNWSQLLSPQRLHGKQDFHDQSRSAFEQDYDRIIFSQPFRRLQDKTQVHPLPVDDFVHTRLTHSLEVSSVGRSLGKKVGEEILKRHTSLKENFSLFDFGAIVAAAALTHDLGNPPFGHAGEDAISDFFVLHPKGQSFKNQVTEREWTDLTHFEGNAQGFRLLNQKRFGLKLTSATLGAFTKYPCPSFFQNRDKSKKSQKKFGFFDSEKENFSLVANQLGLINRYENVWCRHPLTFLVEAADDICYGIIDLEDGCRLGLISEKDTVELMAAILKEQFHPEKMNKLVGLTEKLGVLRALTINKLVDECTTLFLDEEKNILEGKFDNALTDVIGSKDALQEISRISVEKIYQARTVVEIEASGHEVLPGLLEEFVATGKSLQEKESPRKYKNLQLLLPEETRWELTQQPSTYQMLRIIVDLISGLTDRHALSLYRKIKGISL